A genomic segment from Oceanispirochaeta sp. encodes:
- a CDS encoding aldo/keto reductase — MEKTTLGRSGLIVSRTSFGTLPIQRLSFDTSRDILLHALEGGINFFDTARGYSDSEEKIGSALSSRRQDIIIATKASGAEDRAGVMSRLETSLSNLKTDYVDLLQLHNPAELPDPYDPESLYAGLLEAREQGKTRTIGITNHSRKIATEAARSGLYDTVQFPLSAISSDEDLELAEICRENNVGLIAMKAMCGGLLQNASLAFAGLRRYENIVPIWGIQKMEELEEFLTLEANPPVLDEALIKELEREKRELAGDFCRGCGYCLPCPADIKIPMAARMSFLLRRAPSEKWLNTEWQKEMGKIEDCIDCRACVGRCPYSLETPDLLKKMLADYKTFF, encoded by the coding sequence ATGGAAAAAACTACATTAGGCAGATCAGGGCTCATTGTGAGCCGGACATCTTTCGGAACTCTTCCAATTCAGCGTCTGAGCTTTGATACAAGCAGAGATATTCTGCTGCATGCCCTAGAGGGTGGTATCAATTTTTTTGATACCGCAAGAGGATACTCGGATAGTGAGGAAAAGATCGGGTCTGCACTCTCTTCCAGACGTCAGGATATCATTATTGCTACAAAAGCCAGCGGAGCTGAAGACAGGGCCGGTGTCATGAGTCGTCTTGAAACCAGCCTGAGTAATCTGAAGACAGATTATGTGGATCTTTTACAGTTGCATAATCCCGCAGAGCTTCCCGATCCTTATGATCCCGAATCTCTTTATGCCGGACTCCTTGAAGCAAGGGAACAGGGAAAGACCAGAACCATCGGGATTACAAATCACTCCCGGAAAATCGCTACGGAGGCAGCCCGGTCCGGTCTCTATGATACAGTGCAGTTTCCTCTTAGTGCTATCTCATCTGATGAAGATCTGGAACTGGCGGAGATATGCAGGGAGAACAATGTCGGTCTTATCGCCATGAAGGCCATGTGCGGAGGTCTTCTGCAGAATGCAAGTCTTGCTTTTGCCGGCCTCCGTCGTTATGAGAATATTGTTCCCATCTGGGGAATTCAGAAAATGGAGGAGCTTGAGGAATTTCTGACTCTTGAAGCGAACCCTCCGGTTCTGGATGAGGCTCTAATAAAGGAACTGGAAAGAGAGAAGAGAGAACTGGCCGGAGATTTCTGTAGAGGCTGTGGTTACTGTCTGCCCTGTCCTGCTGATATCAAGATCCCCATGGCCGCCAGGATGAGCTTTCTTCTCCGTAGAGCCCCCAGTGAAAAATGGCTTAACACAGAGTGGCAGAAAGAAATGGGAAAAATTGAGGACTGTATTGATTGCCGTGCGTGTGTAGGCCGATGTCCCTATTCTCTGGAGACTCCTGATCTTCTGAAAAAGATGCTTGCAGACTACAAAACCTTTTTCTAG